One genomic segment of Trichococcus shcherbakoviae includes these proteins:
- a CDS encoding GNAT family N-acetyltransferase produces MTLTHRNATLDDVEDIVAIYNQTIPSRMVTADLEPVTVKQKMGWFLDHSPSYRPIWVFEEDGKICAWVSFQAFHERAAYDKTAELSIYIHEDYRGKKMGTQIMETVLAACDELDITNLVCLIFGHNAPSIGLMKKFGFEQWGYLPRVAELDGIERDLVYMGKRVRD; encoded by the coding sequence ATGACCCTTACACATAGAAACGCAACTTTGGACGATGTAGAAGATATCGTCGCCATCTACAACCAGACGATTCCTAGCCGGATGGTGACGGCCGATTTGGAACCGGTGACCGTCAAACAAAAAATGGGCTGGTTCCTGGACCATTCGCCGAGCTACAGACCGATCTGGGTTTTTGAAGAGGATGGGAAAATCTGCGCTTGGGTGAGCTTTCAGGCTTTCCACGAGCGCGCCGCTTACGACAAGACAGCAGAATTGAGCATCTATATCCATGAAGACTACCGCGGTAAAAAAATGGGCACGCAGATCATGGAAACAGTGTTGGCTGCCTGCGACGAGTTGGACATCACCAATCTGGTCTGCCTCATCTTCGGCCACAATGCACCAAGCATCGGGCTGATGAAAAAATTTGGCTTCGAACAATGGGGATATTTACCGAGAGTAGCCGAGCTTGACGGCATCGAACGCGACCTCGTCTACATGGGCAAAAGAGTGCGCGACTGA
- a CDS encoding aromatic acid exporter family protein, with translation MSLNHRTIKIAFATVIAILIAQFFQLNYSVAAGVIAILSVLDTKKSSVLTALQRIASTVLALTIATILFRLFGFHIVVFGVYLLFYVPLAYRFNLQSGIAPCSVLVTHLLLEKQTSFPWLLNELALMMIGAGVAILFNLYMPSKASQIILLREQVETQMKEVLHSFSVALREGDDRNQSKLLDELDDQLEKYRQVVYAEFDNQLLDQSTYNIRYFDMRSEQVTILKYMATNLGLCALPTSENKILAGLFFLTAAQLHEQNTGIYLMEDIDSLLQSFRESELPATRAEFENRAILFQLLNDFRRFIQTKKIFYEEYAAEIITKK, from the coding sequence ATGAGTTTGAACCATCGCACCATCAAAATCGCTTTTGCGACAGTCATCGCCATTCTGATTGCGCAATTTTTCCAGTTGAATTATTCCGTTGCAGCCGGGGTCATCGCGATCCTCAGTGTGCTGGACACCAAAAAATCTTCCGTCCTGACGGCACTGCAGCGGATTGCCTCCACAGTGCTGGCATTGACGATCGCGACGATCCTGTTCCGCCTCTTCGGCTTCCACATCGTCGTGTTCGGCGTCTACCTGCTGTTTTACGTACCGTTGGCCTACCGCTTCAATCTGCAATCCGGCATAGCGCCGTGTTCGGTGCTAGTGACGCATCTGTTGCTGGAAAAGCAGACAAGCTTTCCTTGGCTTCTGAACGAACTAGCCCTGATGATGATCGGCGCCGGCGTGGCTATTTTGTTCAATCTGTACATGCCCTCCAAAGCGAGCCAGATCATTTTGCTTCGGGAACAAGTGGAGACGCAGATGAAGGAAGTGTTGCATAGTTTCAGCGTCGCCCTTCGCGAGGGGGATGACCGCAACCAAAGCAAGTTATTGGACGAATTGGATGATCAATTGGAAAAATACAGGCAGGTCGTCTATGCCGAATTCGACAATCAGTTGCTGGACCAATCGACCTATAATATCCGCTACTTCGATATGCGCAGCGAGCAGGTCACCATCCTGAAATATATGGCTACCAACCTTGGATTATGCGCGCTGCCGACAAGCGAAAACAAGATTTTGGCTGGCCTGTTCTTCCTGACTGCCGCCCAGCTGCATGAGCAGAACACCGGGATTTATCTGATGGAGGACATCGATTCATTGCTGCAATCATTCCGCGAAAGCGAGTTGCCGGCCACCCGTGCGGAGTTCGAAAATCGTGCCATCCTGTTCCAGTTGCTGAACGACTTCAGACGCTTCATCCAGACGAAAAAAATATTCTACGAAGAGTACGCAGCGGAAATAATTACTAAAAAATGA
- a CDS encoding 5-methyltetrahydropteroyltriglutamate--homocysteine S-methyltransferase produces the protein MTTAQKTTTLPFRADHVGSFLRTEPLKEARLKFAAGEIDAAALDQVETEEITKLVKDQKENGLKGFTDGEFRRSWWHIDFIENLNGFEGYVPEHGYDFGDVEVRKYAFRNVGKISFNPNHPFLAAFKSLNEIVGDQGVTKFTIPSPNEVFYPGYRNEEIYPSVEAYQADVQQAYIDAVQAFYDLGCRYLQLDDVHWGFLCNFANDSEEYKASKRVAAENVQAIIEAKPADLVLTTHVCRGNYKSHHSLEGAYDPIAEELFGQTSFDGYFLEYDTDRSGGFEPLAFFKGKGRIVLGLVTSKTAELEDKEEIKARIKEASKYVPLDQLALSPQCGFASTEEGNLLTEEEQWAKVHHVVEIAKEVWPED, from the coding sequence ATGACAACAGCACAAAAAACAACAACTTTACCATTCAGAGCCGACCACGTAGGGAGCTTTTTACGCACGGAACCATTGAAGGAAGCACGTTTGAAATTTGCAGCCGGCGAAATCGACGCAGCCGCTTTGGACCAAGTGGAAACAGAAGAAATCACGAAATTGGTCAAAGATCAAAAGGAAAATGGTTTGAAAGGTTTCACTGATGGCGAATTCCGTCGCTCTTGGTGGCATATCGATTTCATCGAAAACCTGAACGGGTTTGAAGGCTATGTGCCGGAACACGGCTATGATTTCGGGGATGTTGAAGTCCGCAAGTATGCTTTCCGCAACGTCGGCAAAATCTCCTTCAATCCGAACCACCCTTTTCTGGCTGCATTCAAATCATTGAACGAAATCGTCGGTGATCAAGGCGTGACGAAATTCACGATCCCTAGCCCGAACGAAGTTTTCTATCCAGGCTACCGCAACGAAGAAATCTATCCTTCAGTTGAAGCGTACCAAGCCGACGTGCAACAAGCCTACATCGACGCTGTCCAAGCTTTCTACGACCTGGGCTGCCGTTACCTGCAATTGGACGATGTGCACTGGGGCTTCCTTTGCAACTTCGCGAATGATTCGGAAGAGTACAAAGCTTCCAAACGCGTTGCTGCTGAGAATGTTCAAGCCATCATCGAAGCAAAACCGGCTGATCTTGTCTTGACGACGCATGTCTGTCGCGGTAACTACAAATCCCATCACTCTTTGGAAGGCGCTTATGATCCGATTGCAGAAGAACTGTTCGGACAAACAAGTTTTGACGGTTACTTCCTGGAGTATGATACCGATCGTTCCGGCGGTTTCGAACCACTTGCCTTCTTCAAAGGCAAAGGCCGCATCGTATTAGGCCTGGTTACTTCGAAGACAGCTGAGCTGGAAGACAAAGAAGAAATCAAAGCCCGCATCAAAGAGGCCAGCAAATATGTTCCTTTGGATCAATTAGCGTTGAGCCCGCAATGCGGATTCGCCTCCACCGAAGAAGGCAACTTGCTGACGGAAGAAGAACAATGGGCTAAAGTACACCACGTTGTGGAAATCGCCAAAGAAGTTTGGCCCGAAGACTAA
- a CDS encoding CopY/TcrY family copper transport repressor yields MTDSTQKKITDAEWEVMRVVWTNGEATSREIISVLQEKMDWKQATVKTLIGRLVDKGLLATEPIGNKFIYSANVSEQESVGGATEDLLAHVCTKKVGSTIAELIERATLSHADVALLEKVIAAKKRTAVDEVKCMCTPGQCNCKQTGCIHKEESPDGK; encoded by the coding sequence ATGACCGATTCGACACAGAAAAAGATAACCGATGCTGAATGGGAAGTGATGCGCGTTGTCTGGACAAACGGTGAGGCGACCAGCCGGGAAATCATTTCGGTTCTGCAGGAAAAAATGGATTGGAAACAAGCCACCGTCAAAACGTTGATCGGAAGACTCGTCGACAAAGGCTTATTGGCAACAGAACCGATCGGCAATAAATTCATCTACAGCGCAAACGTATCCGAACAGGAAAGCGTCGGCGGCGCTACCGAAGACCTTTTGGCGCACGTCTGTACGAAAAAAGTCGGCAGCACGATAGCGGAACTGATTGAAAGAGCGACGCTTAGCCACGCTGATGTTGCATTGTTGGAAAAAGTGATTGCCGCCAAAAAACGCACGGCAGTCGATGAAGTGAAGTGCATGTGCACGCCAGGACAATGCAACTGTAAACAAACCGGTTGCATACACAAGGAGGAATCGCCCGATGGAAAATAA
- a CDS encoding patatin-like phospholipase family protein gives METPEQAEKGKGLFGLSLAGGGLKSFAQLAVLHDLEKHHVKIDAVAGTSMGAVIAALVASGLTASEIEETLLEEEREFADRGVFSRPAYLLFQHVREHNNGFVELQNLQQMACQLFEKIGCRMLSDCRLPIAITTVDIHTSELIVFTNKPEFFTSPTGDWLIYPQDIELGVAVAASCAFPMVFSTAEIDGRQLVDGGVMMNLPIPLFDRSLFSVLMSVSMIYDAVDRQLESPFNVAIQSLDILIRQMDRQLTKQADIQVNFAIEPQLVFKVGAGPDVIAIANEMLQNNPIDYSMLENTTGQG, from the coding sequence ATGGAAACGCCTGAACAAGCAGAAAAAGGCAAGGGACTGTTTGGACTCAGTCTGGCTGGAGGCGGCCTGAAGTCCTTTGCACAGCTTGCCGTCCTTCATGATCTGGAAAAGCATCACGTCAAAATCGATGCCGTCGCAGGCACTTCGATGGGGGCGGTCATAGCGGCTTTGGTGGCCAGCGGGCTTACGGCATCCGAGATCGAGGAAACCTTATTGGAAGAGGAACGGGAATTTGCGGATCGCGGCGTTTTCAGCCGGCCCGCCTATCTGCTCTTTCAGCATGTACGGGAACACAATAATGGCTTCGTTGAATTGCAGAATCTACAACAGATGGCCTGTCAATTATTTGAAAAAATCGGCTGCCGAATGCTTTCCGACTGCCGGTTGCCTATCGCGATCACAACTGTTGATATCCATACAAGCGAATTGATTGTTTTCACCAACAAACCCGAGTTTTTCACGAGCCCGACTGGAGATTGGCTCATCTACCCGCAGGATATCGAATTGGGAGTGGCCGTAGCTGCGTCCTGTGCGTTTCCGATGGTCTTTTCTACTGCGGAAATCGACGGGAGACAGTTGGTTGATGGCGGGGTGATGATGAATTTGCCCATCCCTCTTTTTGACCGTTCGCTCTTCAGTGTGCTGATGTCCGTGTCGATGATCTATGACGCGGTCGACCGGCAACTGGAATCCCCGTTCAATGTCGCGATCCAAAGTTTGGATATCCTGATCCGGCAGATGGATCGCCAATTGACGAAACAGGCGGATATACAAGTGAACTTCGCGATTGAACCGCAGTTGGTATTCAAAGTGGGTGCCGGTCCGGATGTCATCGCCATCGCCAATGAGATGCTGCAGAATAATCCAATCGACTACAGCATGTTGGAAAACACAACAGGGCAGGGATAA
- a CDS encoding deoxynucleoside kinase, with product MLVMAGMIGAGKSTYTEMISRRLGTEAFFESVDYNPILDKFYDNPQKWAFSLQIYFLNTRFRSIKAALTDDNNVLDRSIYEDALFTRVNHLQGNISQEEMDIYNDLLANMMEELEGMPKKAPDLLIYLDGSFETILDHIRKRGREFEQIEDDSELLAYYELLFKNYEQWYQEYDQSPKIKINIDTFDIVNNSGDEEQVMAIIEKALLEVRSEEAGLTYAGSNIV from the coding sequence GTGCTGGTAATGGCTGGAATGATAGGTGCTGGAAAGTCTACTTATACTGAAATGATTTCAAGAAGATTGGGGACGGAGGCCTTTTTCGAAAGCGTCGATTACAACCCGATCTTGGATAAATTTTATGATAATCCACAAAAATGGGCTTTCAGCCTTCAAATATATTTCTTGAATACGCGTTTCCGCAGCATCAAGGCTGCATTGACTGATGACAATAATGTCTTGGACCGTTCCATATATGAAGACGCGCTGTTCACGCGGGTCAACCACCTGCAAGGCAACATCTCCCAAGAAGAGATGGATATCTACAATGATCTGTTGGCGAACATGATGGAAGAACTGGAAGGCATGCCCAAAAAAGCGCCGGATTTGCTGATCTATCTGGATGGTTCATTCGAGACGATTTTGGATCATATCCGCAAGCGCGGCCGTGAATTTGAGCAGATCGAGGATGATTCCGAGTTGTTGGCCTACTATGAATTGCTATTCAAAAATTATGAGCAATGGTATCAGGAGTACGATCAAAGTCCAAAAATCAAGATCAACATCGATACGTTCGACATCGTCAATAACAGCGGTGATGAAGAGCAGGTCATGGCCATCATCGAAAAAGCGCTCTTGGAAGTCCGCAGCGAAGAGGCCGGATTGACTTATGCCGGAAGCAATATCGTATAA
- a CDS encoding response regulator transcription factor translates to MNEEIYIAEDEDGIRLTVKTFLESEGYVVSDFPNGDLLYDAFLNKQPDLVILDVMMPGSSGFEITKKIRDVSSVPIIILTAKDSDMDYATGINLGSDDYFTKPFSAIALNMRVKAMLRRIKMDQERMPSRQEEATLRIGDIEIDLAAMSVKQNGVSLNLTPNEYNVFVYLIENKNRAVSRDELLDSIWGYGKDIETRACDDTVRRLRKKLAGSTVEIETVWGFGFTVKESSAG, encoded by the coding sequence ATGAATGAAGAAATATATATCGCAGAAGATGAAGATGGCATCCGTTTGACGGTGAAGACATTTTTGGAGAGCGAGGGCTATGTGGTCTCCGACTTTCCGAACGGCGATCTGCTCTACGATGCTTTCCTGAACAAACAACCGGACCTGGTCATCCTGGATGTGATGATGCCGGGATCGAGCGGCTTCGAGATCACAAAAAAAATCCGCGACGTCAGTTCGGTTCCGATCATCATTCTGACTGCAAAAGACAGCGATATGGATTATGCGACGGGCATCAACCTTGGCAGTGATGATTACTTCACGAAGCCTTTCAGTGCCATCGCCTTGAATATGCGCGTGAAAGCGATGCTGCGCCGCATCAAGATGGATCAGGAACGCATGCCTTCCCGTCAGGAAGAAGCGACGCTGCGGATCGGCGATATCGAAATCGATCTGGCCGCCATGTCCGTCAAACAAAATGGTGTCTCCCTCAACCTGACACCGAATGAATACAATGTGTTCGTTTATCTTATAGAAAACAAAAACCGTGCCGTTTCAAGGGACGAACTTTTGGACTCGATCTGGGGCTACGGCAAGGACATCGAGACGCGGGCCTGCGATGATACAGTCAGAAGGCTGCGCAAAAAACTGGCCGGTTCCACAGTCGAGATCGAGACCGTTTGGGGATTCGGCTTCACCGTGAAGGAGTCGTCTGCAGGATGA
- a CDS encoding Ada metal-binding domain-containing protein: MAADRAEQAVNVEQWQAINERDQRFDGQFFYADRNTQLYCKPSCPSRLPKFNYVCVFTSAEAAEASGYSPCRRCSPNGKTVTDLEWAGQAERFIHNHYQHPLSVNSIAEACHGPSSELQQIFIRIYGVSLMDYLDRVRMDQARYLLIHSGRFIKQIAELVGMPSAAEFSRKFKEKEGMAPTLYRRRVRKRKREQRY, from the coding sequence ATGGCGGCGGATAGGGCAGAACAAGCAGTGAATGTGGAGCAATGGCAAGCAATCAATGAACGGGATCAGCGTTTTGATGGACAATTCTTTTATGCGGACAGGAATACGCAATTGTACTGCAAGCCGTCCTGTCCTTCCCGGCTTCCGAAATTCAACTATGTCTGCGTCTTTACTTCAGCTGAGGCTGCCGAGGCGAGCGGCTACAGCCCTTGCCGCAGATGCAGTCCGAACGGGAAGACAGTTACGGATCTGGAATGGGCCGGCCAAGCCGAACGCTTTATCCATAACCATTATCAACACCCATTGAGCGTGAATAGCATTGCCGAAGCCTGTCATGGCCCCTCGTCGGAACTGCAGCAGATCTTCATCCGCATCTACGGGGTTTCGTTGATGGACTACTTGGATCGTGTCCGGATGGATCAAGCACGCTACTTGCTGATTCACTCGGGACGCTTCATAAAGCAAATAGCCGAACTGGTCGGGATGCCCTCCGCGGCGGAATTTTCCCGCAAATTCAAGGAAAAGGAAGGCATGGCGCCGACCTTATACCGCCGGCGCGTGCGCAAGCGCAAAAGAGAGCAACGGTACTGA
- a CDS encoding DMT family transporter yields MWFLFAIVSVLAWGTADLFYKKGSDPKDKYSYLKIVIMVGAVMGIHAVYVMLTSGVVYDPSNMITYLPVSALYILSMAVGYAGLRFLELSISSPVQNSSGAISGLLTFIFLGQSMTGLQFFAVGLITFGVILLSVFEQRFAEAEKKENKEMVDRKYKYGAIALLFPLGYALIDSLGTFADAWVFDRGMDEMQANISYEMTWLIVAVVAWIYLVLIKKETFALRDQKDRGLAAIFETLGQFFYVFAISANAVIVAPLISSYSMVSVILSWIFLKEKLTAKQYAVIAMIMVGIFILGFE; encoded by the coding sequence ATGTGGTTTTTATTTGCGATAGTTTCCGTTTTGGCCTGGGGCACCGCGGATTTGTTTTATAAAAAGGGGAGCGATCCGAAAGATAAATACAGTTATCTGAAGATCGTCATCATGGTCGGTGCGGTCATGGGGATCCATGCGGTCTACGTCATGCTGACTTCGGGAGTGGTCTACGATCCGAGCAACATGATCACGTACCTGCCGGTTTCGGCGTTGTACATCTTATCGATGGCGGTCGGCTACGCCGGTCTGCGGTTTCTGGAATTATCGATCTCTTCACCTGTACAGAACTCGTCCGGCGCGATATCGGGCTTGCTGACTTTTATTTTCTTGGGCCAATCCATGACGGGCCTCCAGTTTTTTGCGGTAGGCTTGATCACATTCGGCGTCATCTTGCTGTCGGTATTCGAGCAACGTTTTGCTGAGGCAGAAAAGAAAGAGAACAAGGAAATGGTGGATCGTAAATACAAATACGGCGCGATCGCTTTGTTGTTCCCTCTAGGATATGCATTGATCGATTCCCTAGGGACTTTCGCGGATGCGTGGGTCTTCGACAGAGGGATGGACGAAATGCAGGCGAACATTTCTTATGAAATGACTTGGCTGATTGTAGCGGTTGTGGCTTGGATTTATCTAGTCTTGATCAAGAAGGAAACCTTTGCTTTGCGCGATCAAAAAGACCGCGGCTTGGCAGCCATCTTTGAAACATTGGGGCAGTTCTTCTATGTTTTTGCGATCAGCGCAAATGCAGTTATCGTTGCGCCGCTGATTTCTTCCTATAGTATGGTGTCCGTCATCCTTTCGTGGATCTTCTTGAAGGAAAAACTGACTGCAAAACAATACGCAGTCATTGCGATGATCATGGTAGGGATCTTTATCTTAGGCTTCGAATAG